A DNA window from Ornithinimicrobium humiphilum contains the following coding sequences:
- a CDS encoding MSMEG_4193 family putative phosphomutase, translating to MAVCVLLRHGRTSANASGVLAGWAEGVGLDDTGKDQAGRVGRRLAPSGVVAVVTSPLQRCRETSAAVLAHLPADREVPLHVEDGLGEARYGAWTGRPLAELAQEPLWRRVQDAPSTVTFPASDEHEHESMTAMQQRAVAAVRAWDERMEREHGPGAVWVAVSHGDVIKAVLADALAVPLDEFQRIVVDPASLSIVHRTPARSFVLRTNDTGSDPVDLAPLAARLAAGGANGDAEVGGGAGTPGPASGAP from the coding sequence ATGGCCGTCTGCGTCCTGCTGCGTCACGGCAGGACCAGCGCCAACGCCTCCGGCGTGCTCGCCGGCTGGGCCGAGGGCGTCGGCCTGGACGACACGGGCAAAGACCAGGCGGGTCGGGTCGGCAGGCGGCTCGCCCCCAGCGGCGTCGTCGCGGTCGTCACCAGCCCCCTGCAGCGCTGCCGCGAGACGTCGGCGGCCGTCCTCGCCCACCTGCCCGCCGACCGCGAGGTGCCGCTCCACGTGGAGGACGGCCTGGGGGAGGCGCGCTACGGCGCCTGGACCGGTCGGCCGCTGGCCGAGCTGGCCCAGGAGCCGCTGTGGCGCCGGGTGCAGGACGCCCCCTCGACCGTCACCTTTCCGGCGTCCGACGAGCACGAGCACGAGTCCATGACGGCGATGCAGCAGCGCGCGGTGGCCGCGGTGCGGGCATGGGACGAGCGGATGGAGCGCGAGCACGGTCCGGGGGCGGTGTGGGTGGCCGTCAGCCACGGCGACGTCATCAAGGCGGTCCTCGCGGACGCCCTGGCCGTGCCGCTCGACGAGTTCCAGCGGATCGTCGTCGACCCGGCGTCCCTGAGCATCGTCCACCGCACGCCGGCCAGGTCCTTCGTGCTGCGCACCAACGACACGGGGTCGGACCCCGTCGACCTCGCCCCGCTCGCCGCCCGGCTGGCCGCCGGGGGCGCCAATGGCGAC